A single genomic interval of Deltaproteobacteria bacterium harbors:
- a CDS encoding HD domain-containing protein: MTRHLSQGREEIILMKTDEPIEKRFATSLDLIADLGELISSHRDFTTIVNSSLHMILDAFAAPAGAVLRYDYEKKSIHPLASKGTGVDDVDIEVDREVLRWFLENKRPVACGALEPGGPPAPPAPPAPDASGETEVAHLSEPDGARTYRPCAATAQTGRFARRLASIFGARLVAPLVVRDEFLGLLLLCGPMKPLSSSGASEIKILSILTQQLASTLQSHSLLKKLMHKYQENKTLYENLSLIYYETILAFSAAIDAKDVYTKGHSQRVSAYASSVTKEMGWSDEETEGIGIAGLLHDVGKIAIDKSIINKPSRLTSVESTQLNCHPVIGYEILSKIRLPWKGISRVIRHHHERVDGTGYPDRLAGPAIPVGAKVLALADSFDAMTTDRPYRKRLSFEEAMAEIEDNLGRQFDPMVVVHFVSVIVKELDGKVERPSVTSFLAEDIRNDRTRRYLADLKKRLSGTARPTHNS, from the coding sequence ATGACGCGCCATCTTTCCCAGGGAAGGGAGGAGATCATCCTGATGAAGACCGACGAGCCCATCGAAAAACGTTTTGCAACGAGCCTGGACCTCATAGCCGACCTCGGAGAGCTCATAAGTTCGCACCGCGACTTCACGACCATCGTCAACTCGTCGCTCCACATGATACTCGACGCCTTCGCCGCCCCGGCCGGAGCGGTGCTCCGCTACGACTACGAGAAGAAGTCCATCCATCCCCTCGCATCGAAGGGCACGGGCGTCGACGATGTGGACATAGAGGTCGACAGGGAGGTGCTGCGCTGGTTCCTCGAGAACAAGCGTCCCGTCGCGTGCGGCGCCCTCGAACCCGGCGGCCCCCCCGCCCCCCCCGCCCCCCCCGCCCCGGACGCCTCCGGCGAGACGGAGGTAGCGCACCTGTCGGAACCCGACGGCGCGCGGACGTATCGGCCCTGCGCCGCTACGGCCCAGACGGGACGCTTCGCCCGCAGGCTCGCCAGTATCTTCGGCGCAAGGCTCGTTGCTCCCCTCGTGGTGCGTGACGAGTTCCTCGGCCTCCTTCTGCTGTGCGGCCCCATGAAGCCGCTCTCCTCGAGCGGCGCAAGCGAGATCAAGATACTCTCCATCCTGACCCAGCAACTGGCCAGCACTCTCCAGAGCCACTCGCTGCTCAAGAAGCTGATGCACAAGTACCAGGAGAACAAGACCCTCTACGAGAACCTGAGCCTCATATACTACGAGACCATACTGGCCTTCTCGGCGGCCATCGACGCAAAGGACGTCTACACCAAGGGGCACTCCCAGCGTGTGTCGGCCTACGCCTCGTCGGTCACCAAGGAGATGGGCTGGAGCGACGAGGAGACCGAAGGCATAGGCATAGCCGGCCTGCTCCACGACGTGGGCAAGATCGCCATAGACAAGTCCATAATAAACAAGCCCTCCAGGCTCACCAGCGTGGAATCCACGCAGCTCAACTGCCACCCCGTCATAGGCTACGAGATCCTCTCCAAGATAAGGCTTCCCTGGAAGGGCATCTCCAGGGTCATCCGCCACCACCACGAGCGGGTGGACGGCACGGGCTACCCCGACAGGCTCGCGGGCCCGGCCATACCGGTGGGCGCCAAGGTCCTCGCCCTGGCCGACTCCTTCGACGCCATGACCACCGACAGGCCCTACCGCAAACGCCTCTCCTTCGAGGAGGCGATGGCGGAGATAGAGGACAATCTCGGCCGCCAGTTCGACCCCATGGTCGTGGTCCACTTCGTCTCGGTCATCGTAAAGGAGCTGGACGGCAAGGTCGAAAGGCCGTCGGTGACCTCCTTTCTCGCCGAGGACATAAGAAACGACCGCACCAGGCGCTACCTCGCCGACCTGAAGAAGAGACTCTCCGGGACGGCGAGGCCCACACACAACTCTTGA
- the secF gene encoding protein translocase subunit SecF: MDILGESRFDFLGKSRIALVFSTVMVLVGLAAAVAIPLGKAKLGTDFSGGIAIQFRFEKPYAIEEVRSLLKESGYVDADLQQFADPTRLLVKVKPEGGDLRGVSAAIGEVFKSGLAGNPFEVEQTTEVGPTVGGKLQRDALTAIVIALALILLYVAWRFELRFGVAAVAATFHDVLAVLGVLFVMDREINFLIVTALLTIAGYSLTDTVVVFDRIRENLRRKTREELPLLVNRSINEVLRRTIVTSLTTLLVLVALLFLGGEVIHDFSLTLFLGVLVGTYSSIFVASPILLAWKGRKGKLLQR; the protein is encoded by the coding sequence ATGGACATCTTAGGGGAGAGCAGGTTCGACTTTCTCGGCAAGAGCAGGATAGCCCTTGTATTCTCGACCGTCATGGTCCTGGTGGGACTGGCGGCCGCCGTGGCCATACCGCTTGGCAAGGCCAAGCTCGGCACCGATTTCTCCGGCGGCATAGCGATCCAGTTCCGTTTCGAGAAGCCCTACGCCATCGAAGAGGTGAGAAGCCTCCTCAAGGAGTCGGGCTACGTGGACGCCGACCTGCAGCAGTTCGCCGATCCCACGAGGCTTCTGGTCAAGGTCAAGCCCGAAGGAGGCGACCTGCGCGGTGTCTCGGCGGCCATAGGCGAAGTCTTCAAGTCCGGGCTCGCCGGCAACCCCTTCGAGGTGGAACAGACCACCGAGGTCGGGCCCACCGTGGGAGGCAAGCTCCAGCGCGACGCCCTGACGGCCATCGTCATAGCGCTGGCCCTGATACTCCTGTACGTGGCATGGCGCTTCGAGCTGCGCTTCGGCGTGGCCGCCGTGGCCGCCACCTTCCATGACGTGCTGGCCGTGCTCGGCGTGCTCTTCGTCATGGACAGGGAGATAAACTTTCTCATCGTGACGGCGCTGCTCACCATCGCAGGGTACTCCCTCACCGACACGGTCGTCGTCTTCGACAGGATACGCGAGAACCTCCGTCGCAAGACCAGGGAAGAACTCCCGCTTCTTGTGAACAGGTCCATCAACGAGGTCTTGAGGCGCACCATCGTCACTTCTCTCACCACCTTGCTCGTCCTCGTCGCCCTCCTCTTCCTGGGCGGCGAGGTCATCCACGACTTCTCGCTCACACTCTTCCTCGGTGTGCTCGTAGGCACCTACTCATCCATCTTCGTGGCAAGCCCGATCCTCCTTGCGTGGAAGGGGAGGAAGGGCAAGCTGCTGCAGCGCTGA
- the recJ gene encoding single-stranded-DNA-specific exonuclease RecJ translates to MEKRWEVREPDPGLLRLFERDLDVLPVTARILANRGLVDSDRAFSFLRPRLKDLRSPFLMKDMDRAVGRTVEAVERGETIALYGDYDVDGATATALLHSFFRDIGAETVWYIPDRLGEGYGLNAGAVEKLAARGVKLLITADCGVSNGDEIRRAAQLGVDVIVTDHHEMPPEPPPALALLNPKQPGCAFPFKGLAGVGVAFFFLMALRSRLRELGRFRPPAREPNLARYLDMVAVGTVADMVPLVEENRVMVSHGLKVLAETARPGLRALKEVAGLGAANKVSAGAVAFQLAPRINAGGRVGSAGAAVELLVCSDMERARRLASELDAENTRRQGLEAAILEEALAMLAGGCDDRAIVLGSEGWHPGVIGIVASRLVDRFSRPTVLIGFDGEVGKGSARSIRGFDILEAIRSCSALLDKYGGHRAAAGLSIRRGLVERFREEFTAFANERLDDEDLRPLVEVDALVSLEELNGRLLSEIEMLGPFGVSNSEPVLGAVDAQIIQTRVVGERHLKMTLRQNGAARSAMGFGLADMHPMSGGGFDIAFSPYLSEWQGVKELRLKVRDIRRPSA, encoded by the coding sequence ATGGAAAAGCGTTGGGAGGTGAGGGAGCCCGACCCTGGGCTTTTGCGTCTCTTCGAAAGGGACCTCGACGTCCTCCCCGTGACCGCCCGGATACTTGCAAACCGCGGCCTTGTCGACAGCGACAGGGCCTTTTCCTTTCTCAGACCCCGGCTCAAGGACCTGCGAAGCCCTTTTCTGATGAAGGACATGGACAGGGCCGTGGGACGCACCGTCGAGGCCGTTGAGCGGGGGGAGACGATAGCCCTCTACGGCGACTACGACGTGGACGGCGCCACGGCCACGGCGCTGCTGCACTCTTTCTTCAGGGACATAGGCGCGGAGACGGTCTGGTACATACCGGACAGGCTCGGCGAGGGCTACGGCCTGAACGCGGGCGCCGTGGAGAAGCTCGCCGCAAGGGGCGTTAAGCTTCTCATAACGGCCGACTGCGGTGTCTCCAACGGCGACGAGATACGGAGAGCGGCGCAGCTCGGCGTGGACGTGATAGTGACGGACCACCACGAGATGCCGCCGGAGCCTCCGCCGGCCCTGGCCCTTCTGAATCCGAAGCAGCCCGGCTGCGCCTTCCCCTTCAAGGGGCTCGCCGGCGTCGGCGTGGCCTTCTTCTTTCTCATGGCCCTGAGGTCGCGCCTGAGGGAGCTCGGCCGCTTCCGCCCGCCGGCAAGGGAGCCCAACCTCGCCAGATACCTCGATATGGTCGCCGTCGGGACGGTGGCCGACATGGTGCCGCTCGTCGAGGAGAACAGGGTGATGGTGAGCCACGGGCTCAAGGTCCTCGCCGAGACGGCGAGACCGGGGCTTCGGGCCCTCAAGGAGGTGGCGGGTCTCGGCGCGGCCAACAAGGTCTCGGCCGGGGCCGTGGCCTTCCAGCTCGCCCCCCGCATAAACGCCGGCGGCCGCGTGGGCAGCGCCGGCGCGGCCGTTGAGCTGCTCGTCTGCTCCGACATGGAGCGGGCGAGGAGGCTCGCCTCGGAGCTGGACGCCGAGAACACGCGCCGCCAGGGGCTCGAGGCCGCCATACTCGAAGAGGCGCTCGCCATGCTCGCCGGAGGCTGCGACGACAGGGCCATAGTGCTCGGCAGCGAAGGCTGGCATCCCGGTGTCATCGGCATCGTCGCCTCCAGGCTCGTCGACAGGTTCTCGAGGCCCACCGTGCTCATAGGGTTCGACGGCGAGGTCGGCAAGGGCTCGGCCCGCAGCATAAGGGGCTTCGACATCCTCGAGGCCATACGTTCCTGCTCGGCCCTCCTCGACAAGTACGGCGGCCACCGGGCCGCGGCGGGGCTCTCCATAAGGCGCGGGCTCGTCGAGCGCTTCCGCGAGGAGTTCACGGCCTTCGCAAACGAGCGTCTCGACGACGAGGACCTCAGGCCGCTCGTGGAGGTCGACGCCCTCGTCTCCCTCGAGGAGCTCAACGGACGCCTCCTCTCGGAGATAGAGATGCTCGGCCCCTTCGGCGTCTCCAACAGCGAGCCCGTGCTCGGCGCCGTCGACGCGCAGATAATCCAGACGCGGGTCGTCGGCGAGCGCCACCTGAAGATGACGCTCAGACAGAACGGCGCGGCCAGGAGCGCCATGGGCTTCGGCCTCGCCGACATGCACCCCATGAGCGGCGGCGGTTTCGACATCGCATTCTCCCCCTATCTGAGCGAGTGGCAGGGCGTAAAGGAGCTGCGCCTCAAGGTGCGCGACATAAGAAGACCGTCGGCCTGA
- a CDS encoding EAL domain-containing protein, which produces MKNQSLSVKALTALLLILLPILVVFIIGYIRNREQMERHVLEEIDSLAAVYDDFLARALEGYRDKARLLAAELASAPDPLSPGRFDAVAGGHGTHIFGDSVETILVADADGAVLASLGNGGVPGEDMAAVVASLAGKGPAVAQMRVGSDGLLLLVSAPLGRGAGGGAPPRTLVVALRAADLEGLIGSHAGGGGGPRAGRYVYIVDRDGGLVAGEPPRRRPHGGWAELRAVRACIDEGRSLVGFFGDAGPGSSALALASRCLDEPAWVLIVEGESASLLAAGRIMLRDAVAAAVVVASLVGMLFILFHRNVVRRLHALAAATAEISRGNFEVELPPGPGDEIGALSAAFNDMAAAIRRSTEALRESEARLRNAQRIAGLGTWEWHIDSGEFVCSDESRRICGCSPGEGGSTYEKCLEMIRPCDRVRFEKAVERARFAGEPLDVEVHIDLPGGAMRYVHIEGEVTRDAAGRPVKVSGTIHDITEHVEAQEKIRTLASIPEESPSPVLRVDKDGVLLYANAASRLFMEEEGFELGRPVPQGWRERFREVFEAMESREFEVSSGGRTYSFTLSPVPEAGYINVYGLDITERRRVEAELRKLSTVIDKSINIVFITDRDGIIEYVNPVFETVTGFSRREAVGRTPRILSSSETPEVFYRDLWKTIKSGRTWRGIFKNRKKSGEPYWANGIITPIMDDNGEITHFLAVQEDITDKLRTEEKIRSLASYDSLTGLLNRRKFVGEMDRWIASAKGRSSTAALLVAGLDEFRFINDTYGHAVGDDLLKRVAMQLRVETFSHLVDGAGADEEANRPFVGRLGGDEFAVFVPLADAEAGLLVAEEICRKIESMPPVQGLVVATVSIGVSLYPGHGESSKELLKRAGAALYRAKELGRNRAHLYRSDDRYLEEVQSRFTWKRRLQKALEEDSFEPWFQPILTVSDGSVNHYEVLARMRDEHGKVMLPGLFINMAERLGYIGAVDKAVKEKALNVLAEFRRRGRNLSFAMNLSGKVIGDEKLLDYLKRKIDETDVDSSSIVFEITETEALKDMDKAIRFIKALKSMGCLIALDDFGVGFTSFFYLKELPVDFIKIDGSFIKRLDENPEDQLFVKAIVDVARGLHIKTVAEFVEKEATFELLRTYGVDYAQGYLIGRPAPHIEHSPFPRPAERANSD; this is translated from the coding sequence ATGAAGAACCAATCTCTTTCGGTCAAGGCCCTTACGGCACTTCTCCTCATCCTCCTGCCCATCCTCGTCGTCTTCATAATAGGTTACATAAGAAACAGGGAGCAGATGGAGCGCCACGTGCTCGAGGAGATCGACTCGCTCGCCGCTGTCTACGATGACTTCCTCGCGCGCGCTCTGGAGGGTTACAGGGACAAGGCGCGGCTTCTGGCCGCGGAACTCGCTTCCGCGCCCGATCCCCTGAGCCCCGGGAGGTTCGACGCAGTGGCCGGCGGCCATGGGACACACATCTTCGGCGACTCCGTGGAGACGATACTGGTCGCGGACGCCGACGGCGCCGTCCTGGCGTCGCTCGGGAACGGGGGAGTCCCGGGGGAGGATATGGCGGCCGTCGTCGCCTCGCTCGCCGGCAAGGGGCCGGCCGTTGCGCAGATGCGCGTGGGCTCGGACGGTCTCTTGCTGCTCGTTTCGGCTCCCCTGGGCCGCGGCGCGGGGGGGGGGGCCCCGCCACGCACGCTCGTTGTGGCGCTCAGGGCCGCCGACCTCGAGGGACTCATCGGCTCCCACGCGGGCGGTGGCGGCGGGCCTCGCGCGGGCCGCTACGTCTACATTGTCGACCGTGACGGCGGGCTCGTAGCAGGAGAGCCTCCACGGCGAAGGCCGCACGGCGGGTGGGCGGAGCTGCGGGCCGTGAGGGCCTGCATCGACGAGGGGAGAAGTCTCGTCGGCTTCTTCGGCGACGCCGGACCGGGCTCGTCGGCCCTGGCCCTGGCGTCGCGCTGCCTCGACGAACCGGCCTGGGTCCTCATCGTCGAAGGCGAGAGCGCCTCGCTGCTTGCGGCCGGCAGGATCATGCTCCGCGACGCCGTCGCGGCCGCCGTGGTCGTGGCCTCGCTTGTGGGCATGCTCTTCATCCTCTTCCACAGAAACGTGGTCCGCCGTCTCCACGCCCTGGCCGCGGCGACGGCGGAGATATCGAGGGGCAACTTCGAAGTCGAGCTCCCGCCAGGTCCCGGCGACGAGATCGGCGCCCTGAGCGCCGCCTTCAACGACATGGCCGCGGCCATAAGGCGCAGCACCGAGGCCCTGAGGGAGAGCGAGGCGCGGCTTCGCAACGCCCAGCGCATAGCGGGGCTCGGCACCTGGGAGTGGCATATCGACAGCGGGGAGTTCGTCTGTTCCGACGAGAGCCGTCGTATCTGCGGCTGCAGCCCCGGCGAGGGGGGCTCCACCTACGAGAAGTGCCTGGAGATGATCCGCCCCTGCGACAGGGTCCGTTTCGAAAAGGCTGTGGAGAGGGCGCGCTTCGCCGGTGAGCCCCTCGACGTGGAGGTCCACATCGATCTTCCCGGCGGCGCCATGCGCTACGTCCACATCGAGGGCGAGGTGACCAGGGACGCCGCCGGAAGGCCGGTCAAGGTGTCGGGCACGATCCACGACATCACCGAGCACGTGGAGGCGCAGGAGAAGATAAGGACGCTTGCGAGCATCCCCGAGGAGAGCCCGTCGCCGGTGCTGCGGGTAGACAAGGATGGGGTGCTGCTCTACGCCAACGCCGCGAGCAGGCTCTTCATGGAGGAAGAGGGCTTCGAGCTCGGAAGGCCCGTGCCGCAAGGCTGGCGCGAGCGCTTCAGGGAGGTCTTCGAGGCCATGGAGTCCAGGGAGTTCGAGGTGAGCTCCGGCGGGCGCACCTACTCGTTCACCCTCTCTCCCGTGCCGGAGGCAGGCTATATCAACGTCTACGGCCTGGACATAACCGAGCGCAGGCGCGTGGAGGCGGAGCTCAGGAAGCTCTCCACCGTCATAGACAAGAGCATAAACATCGTCTTCATAACAGACAGGGACGGCATCATCGAGTACGTAAACCCCGTCTTCGAGACGGTCACCGGCTTCAGCCGCCGCGAGGCCGTGGGCCGCACCCCCCGCATACTCTCGTCGAGCGAAACCCCCGAGGTCTTCTACAGGGACCTGTGGAAGACGATAAAGAGCGGCCGGACCTGGCGGGGCATCTTCAAGAACAGGAAGAAGAGCGGCGAGCCCTACTGGGCGAACGGCATCATAACGCCCATAATGGACGACAACGGCGAGATCACCCACTTCCTGGCCGTCCAGGAAGACATAACCGACAAGCTGCGGACGGAGGAGAAGATACGCAGCCTCGCAAGCTACGACAGCCTCACGGGACTGCTCAACAGAAGGAAGTTCGTAGGGGAGATGGACCGGTGGATCGCCTCGGCAAAGGGCCGCTCGAGCACGGCAGCGCTCCTCGTGGCCGGTCTCGACGAGTTCAGGTTCATAAACGACACGTACGGACACGCCGTGGGCGACGACCTGCTCAAGAGGGTGGCCATGCAGCTTCGGGTGGAGACCTTTTCCCACCTCGTCGACGGCGCCGGGGCCGACGAGGAGGCGAACAGACCCTTTGTCGGCAGGCTCGGCGGCGACGAGTTCGCCGTATTCGTCCCTCTCGCCGACGCGGAGGCCGGACTGCTCGTCGCCGAGGAGATATGCCGGAAGATCGAGTCCATGCCCCCCGTGCAGGGCCTCGTGGTGGCCACGGTGAGCATCGGCGTCTCGCTCTACCCGGGGCACGGCGAGTCCTCCAAGGAGCTCTTGAAGAGGGCCGGCGCGGCGCTCTACCGGGCAAAGGAGCTGGGCCGCAACAGGGCCCATCTCTACCGCAGCGACGACCGTTACCTCGAGGAGGTCCAGTCCCGGTTCACATGGAAGAGGAGACTCCAGAAGGCCCTCGAAGAGGACAGCTTCGAGCCGTGGTTCCAGCCGATCCTCACCGTGTCGGACGGCTCCGTCAACCATTACGAGGTGCTGGCCCGTATGCGCGACGAGCACGGAAAGGTGATGCTGCCGGGACTCTTCATCAACATGGCCGAGCGCCTCGGCTACATCGGCGCCGTGGACAAGGCCGTAAAGGAGAAGGCCCTGAACGTGCTGGCCGAATTCAGGCGCAGGGGCAGGAACCTGAGCTTCGCCATGAACCTCTCGGGCAAGGTCATAGGCGACGAGAAACTGCTCGACTATCTCAAGCGAAAGATAGACGAGACGGACGTGGACTCCAGCAGCATCGTCTTCGAGATCACCGAGACCGAGGCCCTCAAGGACATGGACAAGGCCATAAGGTTCATAAAGGCGCTCAAGTCCATGGGCTGCCTCATCGCCCTCGACGACTTCGGCGTGGGCTTCACCTCCTTCTTCTACCTCAAGGAGCTTCCCGTGGATTTCATAAAGATCGACGGCTCCTTCATAAAGCGGCTCGACGAGAACCCCGAGGACCAGCTCTTCGTCAAGGCCATAGTGGACGTGGCCCGGGGACTACACATAAAGACCGTGGCCGAGTTCGTCGAGAAGGAGGCCACCTTCGAGCTGCTCAGGACCTACGGCGTCGACTACGCCCAGGGGTATCTCATAGGAAGGCCGGCTCCCCATATAGAGCATTCCCCCTTCCCGCGCCCTGCCGAGCGGGCCAATTCCGACTGA
- the yajC gene encoding preprotein translocase subunit YajC: protein MVPLIILFVIFYFLLIRPQQKKAREHKEMLGKLTKGDSVITQGGLHGRLTSVGEETVTMEISENVRVKVAKEAIAVRKPHEG from the coding sequence ATGGTCCCGCTCATCATACTCTTCGTCATCTTCTACTTTCTTCTCATCCGGCCGCAGCAGAAGAAGGCCCGCGAGCACAAGGAGATGCTCGGCAAGCTCACAAAGGGCGACAGCGTCATAACCCAGGGCGGACTCCACGGCCGCCTCACCTCGGTGGGCGAGGAGACGGTGACCATGGAGATATCGGAGAACGTGAGGGTGAAGGTCGCCAAGGAGGCCATCGCCGTGAGAAAGCCCCACGAGGGCTGA
- a CDS encoding diguanylate cyclase, with product MPGGRAAGRCGIIVHGEPHRVSSTLNLDLTLWREFQAGLSGLLNIPISLSGADGKIIVPPSVENRVCRVELESEGGRRCAESCARAVAKALRTKSIYIFKCHKELFSFVIPVFLDSSSALAIVGGRCHLSGVVASSRGAGGADDVRTMSPHELFTLPGFVEKLAVPVLRGLHAKGLCASELRRRESRRGPLRSIDSLDEAVSTLASLTDREELLKALLDKSIELAGAEQGSVLLLENDGTSLSVKAAKGMDKSIAENLKIRCGEGIAGSIVESGRPVIVTDIEKEGPARKNRPRYKTKSFVSIPLRMESRVIGVLNLSDKITGEVFSEEDLKLLLSLSNYASIAIERGVYYNMIEELKVISVTDELTGIFNRRYFQERLFEEAERAKRHSENFSIFIIDIDDFKALNDRYGHLVGDEVLKGTATAIRDAVRSIDVVARFGGEEFGVILPYTSKIDAFVIAERIRKGVEKYGSVIKGMPFREWPTISLGVAEFPRDAETIEELLYKADKAMYMAKARGKNRVVVSE from the coding sequence ATGCCGGGCGGCCGGGCGGCGGGTCGCTGCGGAATCATAGTGCATGGAGAGCCCCATCGAGTGTCTTCAACGTTGAATCTCGACCTCACATTATGGCGTGAGTTCCAGGCCGGGCTGTCGGGTCTCCTCAACATCCCCATCTCTCTCAGCGGGGCCGACGGCAAGATCATCGTCCCCCCTTCGGTGGAGAACCGCGTCTGCAGGGTCGAGCTCGAGAGCGAGGGCGGACGCCGTTGCGCGGAGAGCTGTGCGCGGGCCGTTGCAAAGGCGCTGCGCACCAAGAGCATATATATCTTCAAGTGCCATAAGGAGCTTTTCAGCTTCGTAATCCCCGTCTTCCTCGACTCGTCCAGCGCGCTCGCCATCGTCGGCGGACGGTGTCACCTCAGCGGTGTCGTCGCAAGCTCGAGGGGCGCCGGAGGAGCCGACGACGTGAGGACCATGTCCCCCCACGAACTCTTCACCCTCCCCGGTTTCGTCGAAAAGCTGGCCGTGCCCGTTCTCAGGGGGCTCCACGCCAAGGGCCTGTGCGCCAGCGAGCTGCGGCGCAGGGAGTCGCGCAGGGGCCCGCTCAGGTCCATAGACTCGCTCGACGAGGCCGTGAGCACGCTCGCCTCGCTCACCGACCGCGAAGAGCTTCTCAAGGCCCTTCTCGACAAATCCATCGAACTCGCCGGAGCCGAACAGGGCTCGGTGCTGCTGCTCGAAAACGACGGAACCTCGCTGTCGGTCAAGGCCGCCAAGGGCATGGACAAGAGTATCGCGGAGAACCTCAAGATACGCTGCGGCGAGGGCATCGCCGGCTCCATAGTGGAGAGCGGCAGGCCCGTCATCGTCACCGACATCGAGAAGGAGGGGCCGGCCCGCAAGAACAGGCCCCGCTACAAGACAAAGAGCTTCGTCTCCATCCCGCTCCGCATGGAGTCGCGCGTCATAGGCGTGCTCAATCTCTCGGACAAGATCACCGGCGAGGTCTTCTCCGAGGAGGACCTCAAGCTCCTCCTCTCCCTCTCCAACTACGCCTCGATTGCCATCGAGCGGGGCGTCTACTACAACATGATAGAGGAGCTCAAGGTCATCTCGGTGACCGACGAGCTCACGGGCATCTTCAACCGGCGCTACTTCCAGGAGAGGCTCTTCGAGGAGGCCGAGCGCGCCAAGCGTCACAGCGAGAACTTTTCGATATTCATAATAGACATCGACGACTTCAAGGCGCTCAACGACCGTTACGGCCATCTCGTGGGCGACGAGGTCCTCAAGGGCACGGCCACGGCCATAAGGGACGCCGTGCGCTCCATAGACGTGGTGGCGCGCTTCGGGGGAGAGGAGTTCGGCGTCATACTCCCCTATACGTCCAAGATAGACGCCTTTGTCATAGCCGAGAGGATAAGAAAGGGCGTTGAAAAGTACGGCTCCGTAATCAAGGGCATGCCCTTCAGGGAATGGCCCACCATAAGTCTCGGCGTGGCCGAATTCCCCCGCGACGCCGAGACGATTGAAGAACTTCTCTACAAGGCCGATAAGGCGATGTATATGGCGAAGGCCCGCGGCAAGAACAGGGTCGTCGTCAGCGAGTGA
- the secD gene encoding protein translocase subunit SecD codes for MKSIFWRLVLLGTFSVLALALFLPSTKYARYLPDFWVDYIPKITLGLDLQGGMHLVLDVDQEKAVENYTARLAGSMEAELKKKGLRQVTVKLEGNDTVVVTYKDDGDRGRINQLVAERFPQFDRPAESPGRLAFSLMDAEARRIKEWASSQALETIRNRIDRFGVREPVIQRQGTRQIVVQLPGLRDPERAIKLIGKTAVLEFKLLDEEHDVYEALEKGPPPGTEILYKRARDPASGRVVEEPYLVKKETLLTGDTLSDARVQIDTQFNEPYVSLTFDSTGSRIFERITARNVGKRLAIILDGNVHSAPQIRERIAGGRAQISGGFTHEEATDLAIVLRAGALPAPVTIIQNVTVGPTLGHDSIEAGIRAVTIGGLLVLVFMVLYYRVAGVIADVAVMLNIIMLLGAMACFNATLTLPGIAGIILTIGMGVDSNVLIFERIKEELRAGRTPRSAVDAGYDHAWWTIVDSHVTTLITAAVLYQYGSGPIKGFAVTLGLGILINLFTALVGTKVALDIQNDKLRVSRLSI; via the coding sequence ATGAAAAGCATATTCTGGCGTCTCGTGCTGCTTGGCACATTCTCCGTGCTGGCGCTGGCGCTCTTTCTGCCGTCGACCAAGTACGCCCGGTATCTGCCGGACTTCTGGGTCGACTACATACCGAAGATAACCCTCGGGCTCGACCTCCAGGGCGGCATGCACCTGGTGCTCGACGTGGACCAGGAAAAGGCCGTCGAGAACTATACGGCGAGGCTTGCGGGCTCCATGGAGGCGGAGCTGAAGAAAAAGGGCCTGCGCCAGGTGACCGTGAAGCTCGAGGGCAACGACACGGTGGTCGTCACCTACAAGGACGACGGGGACCGCGGCAGGATAAACCAGCTCGTGGCCGAACGGTTCCCCCAGTTCGACAGGCCCGCCGAGTCGCCGGGGCGCCTGGCCTTCTCCCTCATGGATGCCGAGGCAAGGCGCATCAAGGAGTGGGCGAGCTCCCAGGCCCTGGAGACGATACGCAACAGGATAGACAGGTTCGGCGTGCGCGAGCCCGTCATCCAGCGCCAGGGCACGCGCCAGATAGTGGTGCAGCTCCCGGGGCTCAGGGACCCGGAGCGGGCCATAAAGCTCATAGGCAAGACGGCCGTCCTCGAGTTCAAGCTCCTCGACGAGGAGCACGACGTCTACGAGGCGCTCGAGAAGGGACCGCCTCCGGGCACGGAGATCCTCTACAAGCGCGCCAGGGACCCGGCGAGCGGGCGGGTCGTCGAGGAGCCCTACCTCGTGAAGAAGGAAACGCTCCTTACGGGCGATACCCTTTCCGACGCCCGCGTCCAGATCGACACGCAGTTCAACGAGCCCTACGTCTCCCTCACCTTCGATTCCACGGGCTCGCGCATATTCGAGAGGATAACGGCCCGCAACGTGGGCAAGCGGCTGGCCATCATCCTCGACGGCAACGTCCACTCGGCCCCGCAGATACGGGAGAGGATAGCCGGCGGCAGGGCCCAGATATCGGGAGGCTTCACCCACGAGGAGGCCACGGACCTGGCGATAGTGCTCCGCGCGGGCGCGCTGCCCGCTCCGGTGACGATCATCCAGAACGTCACCGTCGGCCCCACGCTCGGCCACGACTCCATCGAGGCCGGCATAAGGGCCGTCACCATAGGAGGGCTGCTCGTGCTGGTCTTCATGGTCCTCTACTACAGGGTGGCCGGCGTCATCGCCGACGTGGCCGTGATGCTCAACATCATCATGCTGCTCGGCGCCATGGCCTGCTTCAACGCAACGCTCACGCTGCCCGGTATAGCGGGCATAATACTCACCATAGGCATGGGCGTGGACAGCAACGTGCTCATCTTCGAGAGGATAAAGGAGGAGCTGCGGGCCGGGAGGACGCCGCGCTCGGCCGTGGACGCCGGCTACGACCACGCATGGTGGACCATCGTCGACTCCCACGTGACGACCCTCATAACGGCGGCCGTCCTCTACCAGTACGGAAGCGGCCCCATAAAGGGCTTTGCCGTGACCCTCGGTCTCGGCATCCTCATAAACCTCTTTACCGCCCTGGTGGGCACCAAGGTGGCGCTCGACATCCAGAACGACAAGCTCAGGGTCAGCAGGCTGAGCATATGA